GACGAGAGCGGTTCCGCCGCGTGTTGGAGGCGGCGGATGCCCTCACCCTCGTGGCCTCGGAAGCGATGCGTGAGGTGCCGCCGCTGCGGGTGACAGTCTACTTTCGGGATGGTTCAGCCCCCACGAGCGCCAGCTTCCTTCTCGTGGTCCACCCGGCCCTTGCGGCTCGGCAGGTGGAGGTCATCCGCCACACGCGTCCGGTGGCGTTCTACCAGCGGGAAGCCTGGGACACACTGGTTCGGCTCCAGCGGTGCGAGGAGGAGAAGGATCGGACGCTGACCGAGCGGGAGAGGCCAGGTGGCCTCCTGGGGCTGCGCCTCGCGGACCACATGGACGAAACGATCGGAGTCCAGACCCAAGACATCACCGCGTTCATCAAGCGGAAGCCGGGCAACGTGCTGAACGTGCGCCAGTCCTGGACATACCTCTCGAAGCGCCGGGTGGCGGTGGAGATGGAACTGACGAACCCGGGGACGAAGCCCTGGACCCCAGAGGGAGCCGTGCTGCGAGGCGCCCGTGGCGAGCAACTGACGCCGCTTCCCCTGTGGCGCCCGGAGCCCATCCTCCCAGGGCAGACGGTCAAGGTCATGGTGGAGGTCGAGGTGGAGGCAACGAAGACACAGGTGGCGGGTGCATACACCCTCACGTTGTGGGGCACGGACAGGCGCTCGGTCGTTCTGGAGAACGTGACCTTCCCGTAGTGCCACGCTGAAGTCCGAGCCGCGGGACTCAGCGCACGGGCAACTCGCGCAGCGAGAACTCCTCGAAGCCGAGCCGGTGCAGCGTGTCCGCGAAGCGCTCGTTGATGACGATGAAGCCAGGACAGTTCCGCAGACGGAACACGTCCAGGTGCTCCGGCAATGAAGCACCATCGAGCAGCGGCTGCTTCGGTAGGCCGAACTCATAACCACCGCAGGT
The DNA window shown above is from Archangium lipolyticum and carries:
- a CDS encoding DUF2381 family protein: MLLVSPANLLAVALIAMTADVPEHPQPPSCESGDLRVQLDADADRNTRALCISPELSTNIFFDANVARVELEGRERFRRVLEAADALTLVASEAMREVPPLRVTVYFRDGSAPTSASFLLVVHPALAARQVEVIRHTRPVAFYQREAWDTLVRLQRCEEEKDRTLTERERPGGLLGLRLADHMDETIGVQTQDITAFIKRKPGNVLNVRQSWTYLSKRRVAVEMELTNPGTKPWTPEGAVLRGARGEQLTPLPLWRPEPILPGQTVKVMVEVEVEATKTQVAGAYTLTLWGTDRRSVVLENVTFP